From the genome of Marasmius oreades isolate 03SP1 chromosome 1, whole genome shotgun sequence:
CACTCGAAGGAGGGATAGTTGGGCAGTGATAGCGACGGTAATACTCCCGACGTTAACACTACTCGGGCGAAAAGCCTAGACCGTCTCACAGACTCTCAAACAACGGAAAAAATTTATGCCCCCGAAATTCAAAGCATGAACATGAAACAAGAGTCATGATACAGTTGTTCATTGTTCATATTCTATATCCGTTGCATACATTAACATGCGACTTCAATATACCTTACCACCTTTATGCTCTCCTCCACTCACTATCGAATTCAGACACACTTACTGGGAGGCCAACCTTTTCGTCATAATCCGTCCACATATCATTCTCAACCAGATCAACATCCTTAAAAACCGTTCCGGTAGTACCATGACAGGTCCAAGAACCCTGGTAATCACAATTCATATTTCATGGCTTCTGTCGAAACCCGAAGAGCTAGATAGACTCACCCTAGGTTCAAAGCTAGTAAACTCCAGGCCCCGACACTCTATCTTGAGGAACGGAGCCAGTTGTCCGCTGTGCTCCTCCGTATAGGACAGCGTCTTTGAAGGATCAAATTTTGCAGAGCTTCCACGTTTGCAAAGGCTGCATCTCCACACGAAGTGAGCTGTGTTTCCTTTTGAGCCCGAAACTTCAAACTCTTCCTTTCGACGGGCGTTTCAGGACATGTGCATGTGGTGGTTCAACGAACACGACATACCGCACGATTCAGGGAAACCAGCTTTGGGTGTTGCTCGTTACAGCTGGTACATTTAACCTGATCGACGTTTACAAATATGCATGATAACAGAATATATAGACGCCTACCCGGAAAAAGTAATCAAATCCATCGGACGGCTCGAGAAATGCGATGTTTTCGAGTTCAGCCTTTATTGAAAGCAGAAGGAGCTATGAGATTGACAATCCAAATCAATATCTTTCATagaaattgaaattgaacacTGACTTACGACCATGGCGAATACTTAGATGCCAATTAGAATGGTGCGGTACAAGAGACTCGTGTGACCGACGCGACACACAGTCTACGTGACGGCGAGCTTTCTGCCTCTTTCTGCGCGCTACGTCTAACACCCGACTCGGAGGGCAAGTAATCAACTCTTCGGGGGAAAATCATCTACATGGCCTCCAGACTGGGATCTCACCTAGCCCGGACTGCTCAAACTTGTTGGCGAAGAAATTTCACCCAGACCACTCCTCTACTCCACCAATTTCGCCATTTCCATAATTCGCGTCCCTTCTTGGCCCCTCGTTCGGAAGAAGTTATCTCAGACGAAGACGCTCTGGACATATTCGACGATACATTCGAGGATGACGATACAGCCAGCGCAGGGCACATAATGCTTAGGTGTGTGGGTCAAATAACCTCGTGTACTAGAGCTGGATCCGAACCACTTTATCCCCCAGAGAGCAAAGGCAAACTCTCTACTATCTTCGACTCATTGAACACGAGATGCCGAAGCTAGTTGGTGCGTGGTTTAATTTAAACGGTGTCTAGACGTGAGAGTCAACTATGTTGAATTTCGACCCTCACAGCCTATCGAAAACCATTCAAACCCCTCAAATCAGACGCTTTGATTGTTCGTTCTCTGGATTATGGTGGGGAGGAGCACCCTGCAACAAAGAAACGAGTAATTGTGGTCGCTGTCGACGATCTACCGCTACGAAATGAAACCGCTATTCACAAGTTCAAGCTCCTGGCTGGCCCGAGATGGATGCTTCGACCCCCTGCAGATTCTGGTGCTAGTGGTATCACAAATTGGGGTAACGGTTTCATCAAGGTTTCTTGCGAGGACTTTCCACAGGCAACACAAAATCTGAAATGGGCGAGCGATACTCTGGATAAGCTGATAGCGGAGGCTAATGTGCGTTTTTCACGACTTCTCCTCCTCGTTTCCGGCTGCTCATTCCGCTGCAGAACCTCAAAGAATCATTCAATGATATTCCCATAGACGTACGGCACATATATTCGAAGGCGcggaagggaaagaaaggagaACACCTTCGTGGTCGTGTCTACAATCGACCGACTATCCGCGACTTTCCAAACGAATGGCTACCTGACTCTGATCCTGCTGATACTCACCCATAGTATTTACATAGGGCCATGTCACATAGATTTTTCTTTTGGAAATTGGATTCGTTCGGCATTAGCGGACCGAAATCAAAACTCCGTACAACGATTGCGCGATCTCTTTTTCCCAGAATACCtgttctccttctctccttcccATCTGATCTGCACTCCAATATGAGCTCGATCAATGTCTTGAGAGCCTCTGTTATTCAAGCATGCACTCATGCATATTCTTTACCGGAAACATTGGAGAAGATGGAACGGTTAACATCCGAGGCAAAAGACAGTGGAGCAAGGTTGGCTGTATTTCCTGAGGTGCGTACTAATAAATCATTGATCTAGCCGTTCGTTAAAAATCACATAGGCGTTGTATGTTGATGAAAGCGAACTACGAAAAAAAGTCTACTCATTCTAACTTAGCATCGGAGGTTATCCCAAAATGTCGACATTCGGGGCAGTGGTTGGGGACCGTTCTCCCGAAGGGAGAGACGAATTTCTCCGCTATCATTCGGCCGCAATCGAAGTGCCCTCACCTGCGGTTTCTCGCATCGAGGAGATCAGCAAGCAGAATGGGATTTTTCTTGTCGTAGGTGTTATTGAGCGAGATGGGGGAACACTTTATTGCACTGCTATATTCGTGGACCCGAAGGAAGGCCTAGTGGGAAAGCATCGGAAACTTGTACCCACTGCGTCCGAAAGGCTCGTTTGGGGACAGGGGAATGGGTCCACTATTCCTGTTCTGGAGCGATCTTTTCCCTCGAATGTTGATCGGGATGTCAAGGCGAAGATATCGGCTACGATATGCTGGTAAGTTTCTTTCACAGGACAAAGAAATTCGACAATCGTTTTTTCATTCCCCCGCCGTTTTCCGGAAGGGAGAACTACATGCCCCTTTGTACGTTTTTGATTTATACTCAACGCCCATTGTACCTTGTGCAATTTATCCTTTTGAGCAGTGCGTAATCACTACTACACCTTAGGGACGCAAATATACTGTGCACCTACCGTCGATGCACGACCCGTATGGCAGAGCTCCATGGTCCATATCGCAATGGAAGGGCGTTGTTTTGTTCTATCGGCTTGTCAATTTGCTCAGGAGAAAGATTATCCTGCTGGACATGCCGTGGCCAATGAAGTCGCACGCAACGGCGAGAATATTATGATTGCAGGGGGAAGCGTTATAGTGAGCCCTTTAGGTAAAGTTCTCGCAGGGCCGTTACTAGGAAAGGAGGGTGTGTTGACCGCGGACCTGGATTTGGACGATTGTGTAAGAGGAAAGTTTGACCTTGATGTTATTGGGCATTACGCACGACCTGATAGTGAGGCCTCCCGTTGATTCTTTGAGGCTTTCGGTGCGCTAATAGGCCTGCGCTGTAGTCTTTGGGTTTGAATTCTATGGACAATAGGAAGGCCCGAGGTGGGGGTGAAATAACTACAAGTCTTTGTTTGAAAGGTGTAACGAGTTTTTTGTTGTACTAGTTCGTTCACGAGACCTTCAGGAGTGATTTTTTACTTATAGGCTAGGTAGTACTCTGCATTAAACGCAATCATGCCACATGACTCTGATGCTTCCACTGCTCTGCTGGCAAGTGTACTTGCGTGCGAGCCGTGGTGCGAATCCTGGAAGTTTCAGAGAGTCGACAGAGGAGGAAGCGGATAACGAAGACGTGCCATCACACTGCGGACGAGAGTATGCGGTTCCATCTGAATGACAGGAGGAAATCACGGTGTTTGTACTTACGGAAAGAGTCCCCGTTTTGGAACGAAGGCGATGCTTACTCGAGGAGACCTCTGTCCCCCTCTCCCAGCACAAGCAGTCTGAACACGGAGGGCCGTCAGGAAACACGGTGGTATTCGGAGGAGAAGATGGGCGATATGCAAATGTCTACggaggagaaaaagatgTTTGGGCTGTTCATTAACGTAGAATGAACGTGTGTTATGATGCCACTCAGATAAAACACATGTTGGCTGTATCATTAGTAGTAGGTCGAGCTCACGCTGAAAAAGCATGGCAGAAAAATGAAGATTCCCTACCAAGTGGTGAGTATATTGCCATTTTTTAGGTATTTCAAAGGTACTTACTTTGAGTACAGAAGGTTTTCATTGTACCCAAGCCTAGGCTACAGCCAGCCGACCCTGATTCAGACGCCACACGCGTGGCCAAATTTGTTTGGTCACCTTCCCTCTTACCTCCCATCGTGCCAGTGTCTCCAGTAATTTTTTTtaccttttctttcctttcctcttcACTCATTCCTTCCAGATGGCTGATTCCTACTCCTCTGGTGTCTATTCGAATGGCGCTCCTAATGGTTCTAGTCCGTCTTTAGGACCCTCTCTAGCTCACAATAGTGTCATCCGCAAAAAACTCATGGGCTATGTTGGGTTCGCCAATCTTCCCAACCAGGTTCACCGAAAGAGCATTAGGAAAGGCTTTCAGTTCACTACAATGGTCGTCGGTTAGTTCTATTAGCCTCCTTTGCATGGCTTTATTTCCCTGATCGCCGTCGTTTTCAAAGGGGAGTCTGGTTTGGGAAAGTCGACGCTCATCAACACGCTCTTCAATACCGCCCTTTATCCGGCCAAGGAAattcctcctccatctgcaGAGAGGCCCAAGACCGTTGCTATTGAGAGCATTGGCGCCGGTTCGTCCACCCTTCGCCTCTGTCTGTAGGATTATGTCAAACTCAGCTTCCTTTTACGTGCAGATATTGAGGAGAATGGCGTGCGTCTCCACCTCACAGTTGTAGATACCCCCGGATTTGGTGACTACATCAACAACGATGATAGGTATAATATTCACCCTGTCATCTCTTCTGACCTCCTAATTCACATTCGTGTCAAAGCTGGAAGCCCATCTTGGATGACATTGAATCCCGCTTCGATTCGTATCTGGAGCAAGAGAACCGCGTCAATCGTTACAAGATTGTCGATAACCGTGTACACGCTTGCATTTACTTCATCCAGGCTACCGGCCATTCGTGAGCTTTTACGATAGGCTCAATAGCTTCACGCTAACCTATTCTTCCAGACTCAAGCAAATTGATATCGAGTTCATGAAACGACTTCACACGAAAGTCAACTTAATTCCTGTCATTGCCAAGGCGGACACCATGACTGACGACGAGATTGCCGACTTCAAAGAACGGGTTGGTGCTTAACCTGCAGTTCATCCAACAAATTGTTTATGTTTCGCTAGATTCTTGCCGACATTGCGTACCACaacatccacatcttccAAGCGCCGACATACGAgaacgaggacgaggagagCATTGCTGAGCAAGAAGAGATTGCCAGTAAAATTCCTTTTGCTGTTGTGGGTTCCGACAGTCTCGTCAACACCCCTGACGGACGGCAAGTCAGAGGACGTGCATATCCTTGGGGGGTCGTTgaagttgacaatgaagagCACTGTGATTTTGTCAAGTTGAGACAAATGCTTGTCCGCACATTCATGGAAGAGCTCAGGGAATACACCAACAATGTCCTTTACGAGAATTGGCGAACAGAGAAACTGATTAGTATGGGTGTCACTCAAGATTCCAGTGTATTCAAAGAGGTTAAGTATGTTCATCGTTTTCCCTTTCATGATTGTTCCATTCTAACTCCACCCAAAGCCCTGCCGCGCGTCTCCAAGAAGAACGTACCATGCACGAAGCTAAATTAGCAAAGATGGAGGcagagatgaagatggtCTTCCAACAAAAAGTTCAGGAGAAGGAGGCTAAACTCAAGCAATCCGAAGAAGAACTTTACGCACGTCACAAGGATATGAAGGAAGCTCTCGAGAAGCAGCGCATGGATCTTGAGGAGAAGAAACGGAAGATTGAGTCCGGTCGACCAATCACGCCAGAGAAGAACTCGGTAGGTACCATTCATCTACAGCAGTCGCTCAGTGTCCCTTCAGactgatgataacggtgttTATAGACCAGGAAGCGTTTCCTACGTACTTGAGCGTGATCTCCAGGGAATTGATCTGCCTGCTGCGAAATTCCCTTCTTTCATTCTGGCTCGCTTCGCTTAGCTGGTCGCGTTTCTCGTTCTTTCAATTCATCTTTTGTAGTTTTGGTTCTTTTGTGAACTCACACACTCCTTTCCCCCCACGGATACTCAGTCTACGTCTTGTTTTAGTTCGAAGTTCTCGATGATATTGTTCTTTATTGGAACCCAGTAGTGCTACTTTATTTCCAATATACCAGTGCACCTCTGTCATTCTCCCAATTTAAGTTAGTTTGTGTCTGTTGAAAAGGCGAAAATCAGAACAAGAGATTCGGTACTGTGGCAAAGCGGTAAACACTCATCAATTTTTGATCTACTCTTTGTTCTGTGCCTTCACCTCCTCGATTCAATGGCTGATATTCAGGCTCTACTATCTGCATTAGAAGTATTCACGCAGACACCGGACAAGGCGTCCTTGGATAAAGCTAATACATGGTTACAGGATTTTCAGCATTCAGTATGTTTATCTCATTCAGGCTTCGGCTGATGATTTTCAACCTCATCGAACTCTTTATGTAGCCTGCAGCCTGGTCGACGTGTAATGCTCTTTTGCTTTCACCAGATGCTCCTCCAGCTGCCAAACTGTTTGCGTCTCAGACTTTCCGGGCAAAGGTGCGTGTAGGGTTTCTTTGACATTTCGGTCCCATACCTGAACCGACTATAGGTCACTTATGACCTCAATCAAGTCGATCCATCGCAACTACCTGGACTGCGCGACACGCTTTTAACTGCGCTAAAGAACTATCAGTCTGGTCCTCGTGCGATCATCGTCCAGATATGTTTAGCGGTGGCAGGACTTGCCCTCCAATATCCCGCTTGGGAGAATGCCGTCCAAACGATGATAACCACTTTTGGCACGAATCCAGAGACAGTTCCCGTCTTATTGCAATTCTTGACGTTGCTTCCGGAAGAACTGCATACGAATTCCAAAATCCCAATCACAGTCAGTTATTTCCCAAGCCGCGCATCCTTGAAGCCACTCAGCCCCTCGGATCCCAGGATTACGATTGGAACGAAAGGATAACAAATTTGTTGACAAAAAATTCCAAACAAGTCCTTGATCTGTTGTCGATGTATATCCAGGCTGCTGGCGCGTTTACATCCTCATTTCTCCCAGCTTCTCCCTTTACTTATTAAAACCAATTTAGGTGTTACGGTTGAGGTTCAGAACCAAGTGTTCAACTGCTTGCGAAGCTGGCTTCTTTCTGGCGAAGTCAGCACTGCAGAGATGGCAGGTTCGCCGCTTCTCGGTTTCGCGTTTGAAGCCTTGGCGTCCGATACTCTGTTCGATGCTGCTGTCGATGTAATTTGCGACCTTATCCACGAGACGCAGGAGATAGACGATAACATGCCTGTTATCGAAATGGTTGTTCCGCGTGCCATTGCTCTTAAACCGTTGTTAAATAAACACAAAGATAACCCGGAAAAGATTCGAGGATACGCTCGTATATTTGCAGAGGCAGGCGAAACATACCGAATGCTCATCGTCCATCATACCGACACGTTCTTTCCCATTGTCGAGGCACTTGTAGAGTGTGCGACATACCCCGACCTCGATATCGTCCCCATTACGTTTCCATTCTGGGCGCGACTTGCACAAGTCATTGGCAAGAAATCGTCGGTTCCTCCGCTCTTTGTGCAAGCTTATCAGACCATTATGCGTGTCATTATCGGCCATTTGCGATTCCCTGCTGATTCTTCGCCTCTCTCGGGTCAGGAAGCGGACGACTTCCGTTCATTCAGACACGTCATGGGCGATACTCTGAAAGATTGCTGTGAAGTCCTCGAACCAGAAGCATGCCTCCTTGCCACCTATGAAATGATCACAGCAGGTTTATCTAATAATGCTAGCACCCTCTCGTGGCAGGAAGTGGAAGCACCTTTGTTTGCTCTGCGGTCAATGGGAGCGCAAATTGACCCCAAAGATAACCGTGCAGTTCCCAAGATCATGGATCTTATACCATCTTTACCTAACCATCCACGAGTCCGCTATGCAGCTCTTCTCATCATCTCTCGTTACACCGAATGGATCAATATGCATCCCGAATACATTCCACCTCAGCTGCAGTACATATCTGTGGGATTTCAAGAACAGGATGCGGACGTCAACGCAGCGGCTGGGCAAGCTCTTAAGTGGCTGTGCTCGGATTGTAAACAGGTGAGCACATGAGTCCGAGATATCAATCGAACTCATCATTAACAAACCTGCCAGCATCTCGTTGATGTTCTCCCAACGCTCCACAACTTCTTGAACACTTCGGGAACAAAACTACTGCAAGATGATAGACGAATGGTCTATGAAGCCATTGCTCACGTTATTTCGGCTATGCCGATGGGGAAAGCCGCACAGTCATTGAAGACGTTTTCTTTGGATATTCTGTCTCAAATCCATGCCGTTACCAGTAAAGCCGTACAAGCTACCAAACAGGAGTTGAAAGAGATTGGGGGCAAGTTTCGAAGTATTCTTCACTGATCATCCATTAAGAATGCTTTGCAGATGGGCTTGAAAACCTTGAGGTCATGCTCAACGTGATCAGAAGTTTCGGGGAGGAGTTGCCTGCTGCTTGCCACAATACCTGTAAAGAAGCTTGGACGATCTTCGACCAGTTCATTGTCAAGTATGGAACGGATGCCGACCTTGCTGAAAGAGTAACGCGTGTCCTCAGACATGGCCTGAGCTTCTTTGATACCGCTGTCCGCGAAATAGGTGCCGCAGTAGTTGCCAGGATGTCATTCGCGTTTGAGGCTACCGGCTTTTCGAGTTATCTCTGGATCGCAGGGAAAATAATTGGACGATTTGGCGATCAGGAAGATCCCGAATTGCGGGGTTCCTTCCAAGAGATATATGAACGCTCAACAAATAACTTAGCATCCACGCTTCAAGTGAAGGCGGCGGGAACCATCCCTGATGGTGCGTGCTCGTGGTATATGCGATCTTTCCTTGTCCTAAATGCAACTGACAGTGTTGGAGGATTACCTCCAAATGCTCATACAATTAGTCCAACAAGCACCCGATATTTTCTTCCAGTCATCCGTGTTTTTGACCGCGTTCCGCGCTAGCACCGCTGCCCTTTCTCTTGTTCAGGCCGATACCATTTTCGCCGCACTGGACCTGTTCCGCATGATACTCTCTCACGATTGCCTAGACCCTCATCCGTCAAAACAGCCTCCTCCGAATTTCATATTGTATGCAAATGCGATCCATAACGTTATTGAAATTGGAGGTTCCGAATTCCTGGGGTATCTTCTCAATGGCCTAGTGGGAGATTTTCCTCCCGAAAGTGATTCGATGGTTGTTTCAATATTCCGTTCCATGTCAACTATCTGGCCCTCACTAGTTCTCACTTGGACTCCGCTCGTTCTACACCAGCTGCCAACTTCGGCAGCGCCGAATCCAATAAAAGAAAATTTCCTATCTGAATTAACGAGGTCGGTGTTCCTTACTAAAGCTCTCTTCAGAGTTCTCAAAAGATTCGCATTCCGTAGTGCCATAAACGAAAAGCGATTCGATCAAGTGAAGTATGCGGTTATATCACTCCATAGAGCATCGAAGAAAGTCCGTGAGAGGCGAAAGGCGGGGGCGTTAGAACGTTAAGATCAAGAGGTCATATGTTCTGTATGTTGTATCTGTGGTATCCGTAGTCGGAATTACAACGGCCATAAGCGCTATACTTTCCATAACCGTTGTGGACAAGGCCGGAATGGACAAACAGGAAACAACAACTTTTATTACCATCCTGTCCGACGCGGACTTTGCGTCTGTAACTCTCAAGTTCGTCCATGTTTCGCCAATCGACACATTCACTGACTCGTAATGGTACGTCGGAGTTCAGTTGGCAAATATGGTGTCAAACTCATTCTCACATGCTATTAGCTGGACGCAGGGCGTTCTCCCAGTCAACCGCGCGCAGAAGCTATGACGATACTCTTCGAAACCTTCTCATTCACAAAGATACCAAAGTTTTATGTCAAGGATTCACAGGAAATACTGTGAGTTCTCACCTTAGTACCAGTTGAAACGAGACACTGACCTAGACACGAAGGCAACTTTCCATGTGAAAGAAGCGTTGGCGTACGGCACGAAGATGGTCGGTGGTGTGTCACCCAAGAAGGCCGGACAAACACATCTCGGTCTGCCAGTGTTCGGAAATGTTAAGGAGGTGTGTTACAAAGAAGATGTCACAGCAGGACGACCTTTTTATATGCGGTCTTACAGGCAGTACGGGAAACTCGACCAGATGCTACCGTTGTCTACGTGCCCCCGCCGTTCGCTGCCAATGCAATCATAGAAGCCATTGAAAACGAGATCGGTCTGATTGTTTGCATTACTGAGGGCATTCCGCAGGCAGATGAGATTCGTGTATGTGGTCATGGCGGTCGAACCAATGTGCATGAGTTGTATCTTTTTTAGATC
Proteins encoded in this window:
- a CDS encoding uncharacterized protein (BUSCO:EOG09264X31), translating into MVLLLLSIKAELENIAFLEPSDGFDYFFRVKCTSCNEQHPKLVSLNRAEEFEVSGSKGNTAHFVWRCSLCKRGSSAKFDPSKTLSYTEEHSGQLAPFLKIECRGLEFTSFEPRGSWTCHGTTGTVFKDVDLVENDMWTDYDEKVGLPVSVSEFDSEWRRA
- a CDS encoding uncharacterized protein (BUSCO:EOG09264KIV): MASRLGSHLARTAQTCWRRNFTQTTPLLHQFRHFHNSRPFLAPRSEEVISDEDALDIFDDTFEDDDTASAGHIMLREQRQTLYYLRLIEHEMPKLVAYRKPFKPLKSDALIVRSLDYGGEEHPATKKRVIVVAVDDLPLRNETAIHKFKLLAGPRWMLRPPADSGASGITNWGNGFIKVSCEDFPQATQNLKWASDTLDKLIAEANNLKESFNDIPIDVRHIYSKARKGKKGEHLRGRVYNRPTIRDFPNEWLPDSDPADTHP
- a CDS encoding uncharacterized protein (BUSCO:EOG09260Z5E), which translates into the protein MADIQALLSALEVFTQTPDKASLDKANTWLQDFQHSPAAWSTCNALLLSPDAPPAAKLFASQTFRAKVTYDLNQVDPSQLPGLRDTLLTALKNYQSGPRAIIVQICLAVAGLALQYPAWENAVQTMITTFGTNPETVPVLLQFLTLLPEELHTNSKIPITDYDWNERITNLLTKNSKQVLDLLSMYIQAAGVTVEVQNQVFNCLRSWLLSGEVSTAEMAGSPLLGFAFEALASDTLFDAAVDVICDLIHETQEIDDNMPVIEMVVPRAIALKPLLNKHKDNPEKIRGYARIFAEAGETYRMLIVHHTDTFFPIVEALVECATYPDLDIVPITFPFWARLAQVIGKKSSVPPLFVQAYQTIMRVIIGHLRFPADSSPLSGQEADDFRSFRHVMGDTLKDCCEVLEPEACLLATYEMITAGLSNNASTLSWQEVEAPLFALRSMGAQIDPKDNRAVPKIMDLIPSLPNHPRVRYAALLIISRYTEWINMHPEYIPPQLQYISVGFQEQDADVNAAAGQALKWLCSDCKQHLVDVLPTLHNFLNTSGTKLLQDDRRMVYEAIAHVISAMPMGKAAQSLKTFSLDILSQIHAVTSKAVQATKQELKEIGDGLENLEVMLNVIRSFGEELPAACHNTCKEAWTIFDQFIVKYGTDADLAERVTRVLRHGLSFFDTAVREIGAAVVARMSFAFEATGFSSYLWIAGKIIGRFGDQEDPELRGSFQEIYERSTNNLASTLQVKAAGTIPDVLEDYLQMLIQLVQQAPDIFFQSSVFLTAFRASTAALSLVQADTIFAALDLFRMILSHDCLDPHPSKQPPPNFILYANAIHNVIEIGGSEFLGYLLNGLVGDFPPESDSMVVSIFRSMSTIWPSLVLTWTPLVLHQLPTSAAPNPIKENFLSELTSAINEKRFDQVKYAVISLHRASKKVRERRKAGALER